CTGTCCTTCCGCCTCCTGGACCTGCCGGACGATCTCGGAGGCGGCCGCGCGGCGATCGCTCGCCTGCAGCACCGGGCGCCCGATCACCAGCAGGTCGGCTCCCGCGAGGATCGCCTCGGCGGGTGTCAGCGACCTCTGGTGGTCGTCCACCGACGATCCCTGCGGCCGGACCCCAGGGGTGCACAGCTGGAGGTGCGGAAGGGTCGTTCGGACCACGTCCAGTTCCCTGGGCGACAGGACCAGGCCGTCGGCTCCTTCCTCCGCGGCGAGCGTCCCTATACGCAGGGCGTGCTCGCGGACTGTTCCCCGCACCCCGATCTCAGCCAGCCGCGCGTCGTCCAGGCTCGTCAGGGCAGTCACGACCAGAAGCTGGGGACCGCCGTTCTCCTTTGCGGTCTCCGAGGCCGCGCGGATCATGTCCCGGCCCCCGAAGCCGTGGATCGTCAGGTAGGTGGCTCCGATACGGCCCGCTTCCCTGACAGCGGCCGCCGCCGTACGGGGAATGTCGTGGACCTTCAGGTCCAAAAAGACCTTTGCGCCTGCCTGACGCACGGCCTCGACGGTCCGGGGACCCTCGGCGCAGAACAGTTCCAGCCCCACCTTGAACAGCCCGACCAGTCCCGACAGCTCCTTCACGATCTGACCTGCCTCGGCATAGCCCGGGACGTCCAGGGCGATGCAGACGGGCGGCTCCAGAGTGGTCATTCGATCATCCGATCTTCAGGCGCGAGCGCAGGTCGTTGACGTCGGAGATCCCCTTGCGGACGCAGAATTCCCGAAGCTCCCCCAGGATCCGGGCGCTGGCGTTCGGGTTGACGAAGTTGGCCGTACCCACCGCGACGGCCCAGGCTCCCGCCAGCATGAACTCGGCCACGTCCCCGCCGGTGGACACGCCGCCCTGGCCGATGATCGGCACCGAAGGAAACGCCTGCGCCACCTGGAACACGCAGCGGATGGCGATCGGCTTCACGGCAGGCCCGGACAGTCCGCCCGTAACGGTGGACAGCTTGGGGCGGAAAGTCTCGATGTCGATGGCCATCCCCGAGGCGGTGTTCATGACCGAAAGGCCGTGGGTGCCGGCGTCCACCGCTGCGCGCGCGATCGCCACGATGTCGGTTACGTCCGGGGACAGCTTTGTGAAGATGGGCTGGGTGGCGACGCGCCGGACCCCCCGCACGACCGAGGCGGTGGTGTCCTCACGCATGGAGAACATCCGCGACCGGTCCTCCAGGTTCGGACAGGAGATGTTGACCTCCAGCCCGACGATGCCCGGCGCGCCCCGCAACCTCTCCGCCACGCGGATGAACTCCTCCACGGTGTTGCCTACGATCGAGGCGAAAACCGGCACGCGCCGCTTGATCAGCCACGGCAGCTCGCGCTCGGCGAACGCCTCCACCCCCGGGTTCTGGAGGCCTATCGCGTTGAGCATCCCAGACGGGGTCTCTGCTCCCCGTGGGGGAGGATGCCCCGTCCACGGCCGGACCGAAAGACTCTTGACGATCACGGCCCCGAGATCGCCGGGCTCCATGTAGGGCGTGAACTCGCGGGCGTAGTGGAAGCAGCCGGACGCCGCGAGCACCGGGTTGCGCAGCTTGAACCCGCCCAGATCCACGACCATCGACGGCTGGACCGAGGCCGTCGCCGGCATCTGCGACACGGGCCTCACTGAAAGGCCCCGGTCATGTCGCGGTCTCGGCGTGGACCGTCCCGGACGGCTCGACCATGTCCCAGTGAATCCGCTGTCCCGAAAAGACCGGTCCCTCGGTGCAGCAGCGGACCCACGCCCAGGCTTCTTCGCTCGCTCCCTGCGCGGGATCAAGGCGCACCGGCACGGCGCAAACGAGGCACGCGCCGAAACCGCACGCCATGACCTCCTCCCAGGCGACCTGGCAGGCGACCGAGTTTTCCCGGCAGCACAGGGCGACGGCACGCAGCATCGCAGTCGGTCCGCAGGCGTAGACGATCCGGGCACCGGTCTGGCGGAGGACGTCCGGCATGATGTCGGTCACGAGACCGTGATGGCCGTTGGAGCCGTCGTCGGTGGTGAAGAAGATCTTGTTCGCCACACGCTTGGCCTCGATCGGTCTGAGCAGGTGCTCCTGGGTCCGGCCTCCGATGATGAAATGCACCTGGTTGGCGTGATTTCGCAGCTCCTCGGCCAGGAAAAGAAGGGGGGCCGTGCCGATGCCCCCTCCGATCAGCAAACAGTCCGTGGGTTCCTTCGGCAGGCGAAACGGCCGGCCCAGGGG
This portion of the Actinomycetota bacterium genome encodes:
- a CDS encoding dihydroorotate dehydrogenase, producing MPATASVQPSMVVDLGGFKLRNPVLAASGCFHYAREFTPYMEPGDLGAVIVKSLSVRPWTGHPPPRGAETPSGMLNAIGLQNPGVEAFAERELPWLIKRRVPVFASIVGNTVEEFIRVAERLRGAPGIVGLEVNISCPNLEDRSRMFSMREDTTASVVRGVRRVATQPIFTKLSPDVTDIVAIARAAVDAGTHGLSVMNTASGMAIDIETFRPKLSTVTGGLSGPAVKPIAIRCVFQVAQAFPSVPIIGQGGVSTGGDVAEFMLAGAWAVAVGTANFVNPNASARILGELREFCVRKGISDVNDLRSRLKIG
- a CDS encoding dihydroorotate dehydrogenase electron transfer subunit, whose protein sequence is MVWSGQAEVFGYKRLGDPYHSLTIVAPDICAQATPGQFIAVRLPDDGSLLLRRPFSIHRVDRRPGWAGTIEVVFDVRGRGTELLAKSRPHSVLDVLGPLGRPFRLPKEPTDCLLIGGGIGTAPLLFLAEELRNHANQVHFIIGGRTQEHLLRPIEAKRVANKIFFTTDDGSNGHHGLVTDIMPDVLRQTGARIVYACGPTAMLRAVALCCRENSVACQVAWEEVMACGFGACLVCAVPVRLDPAQGASEEAWAWVRCCTEGPVFSGQRIHWDMVEPSGTVHAETAT
- the pyrF gene encoding orotidine-5'-phosphate decarboxylase yields the protein MTTLEPPVCIALDVPGYAEAGQIVKELSGLVGLFKVGLELFCAEGPRTVEAVRQAGAKVFLDLKVHDIPRTAAAAVREAGRIGATYLTIHGFGGRDMIRAASETAKENGGPQLLVVTALTSLDDARLAEIGVRGTVREHALRIGTLAAEEGADGLVLSPRELDVVRTTLPHLQLCTPGVRPQGSSVDDHQRSLTPAEAILAGADLLVIGRPVLQASDRRAAASEIVRQVQEAEGQREARRRHDSAASVQEAEDAEFVEEGVP